One window from the genome of Thalassospira xiamenensis M-5 = DSM 17429 encodes:
- a CDS encoding purine-nucleoside phosphorylase, with translation MSNVKAALEIIAAKAPGFKAEVALVLGSGLGGVVDAVSDAIKISYTDLPGFPKPTVVGHGGQLVLGRIGGVSVAVMQGRAHYYEHGRSDLMSEPLETLRELGADRLILTNAAGSLISEASPGNLMLITDHISLFGPNPLIGYHGDDRFVGMDVPYDPEIGSGLKNTAAELGIDLFEGTYCWCTGPSFETPAEIRALKVLGADAVGMSTVPENILARRLGFRVAAVSNITNLAAGMSPTALSHEQTLEMAKEGSANLIKILLRYFSSDA, from the coding sequence ATGAGCAACGTCAAAGCCGCATTGGAAATCATTGCCGCCAAGGCACCGGGCTTTAAGGCCGAGGTCGCACTTGTTCTTGGCAGTGGGCTGGGGGGCGTTGTTGACGCCGTCAGTGATGCAATCAAAATTTCCTATACCGACCTGCCGGGCTTTCCCAAGCCGACGGTAGTGGGCCATGGCGGACAACTGGTTCTGGGCCGTATCGGGGGCGTTTCCGTTGCCGTCATGCAGGGCCGGGCGCATTATTATGAACATGGCCGTTCGGATTTGATGAGCGAGCCGCTTGAGACATTGCGAGAATTGGGTGCAGACCGGCTTATCCTGACCAATGCGGCGGGCTCTCTAATCTCCGAGGCATCACCGGGGAACCTGATGCTGATTACGGATCATATCAGCCTGTTCGGGCCCAATCCGTTAATCGGATATCATGGTGATGACCGGTTTGTCGGTATGGATGTGCCGTATGATCCGGAAATCGGATCGGGGTTGAAAAATACTGCGGCCGAGCTTGGTATTGACCTGTTTGAAGGCACTTATTGCTGGTGCACCGGGCCGAGCTTTGAAACGCCGGCCGAAATTCGTGCACTTAAGGTTTTGGGGGCAGATGCGGTCGGGATGTCGACTGTGCCGGAAAACATTCTTGCCCGGCGTCTGGGATTCCGGGTGGCGGCAGTCTCAAACATCACCAATCTGGCCGCGGGCATGAGCCCGACCGCTCTTAGTCATGAACAGACACTTGAAATGGCGAAAGAAGGATCTGCCAATTTGATCAAGATCCTGCTGCGTTATTTTTCAAGTGATGCATGA
- the deoA gene encoding thymidine phosphorylase: MLPQEIIRRKREDEVLTDAEIAFFVKGIADESISEGQVAALAMAVFFNGMTMDERAALTRNMRDSGTVLDWKALGLEGPVVDKHSTGGVGDKVSLMLGPIVGACGAFVPMISGRGLGHTGGTLDKFDSIPGYRTAPTLDEFAKVTREVGCAIIGQTADLAPADKRFYGIRDVTATVESIPLITASILSKKLAAGLDALVMDVKFGSGAFMNEYDRARELAESITEVATRNGVPTTALLTDMEQVLGDTVGNALEMHEAVDFLTGKHQEQRVYDVTMALAAEMLLLTGVATDVADGLQKASDALTSGRAAEVFGKMVSALGGPADFIENTSAHLEAAPMIKPVSAAKTGRVVSMDARKVGLALVALKGGRTRADQKIDFAVGFTDFIKVGQAVSAEMPLCNAHVRDQAQLDEATTLLREAIVIGDGEVARTGSAAAVRERIVARTKG; this comes from the coding sequence ATGCTGCCGCAGGAAATCATTCGCCGTAAACGTGAAGACGAAGTACTGACAGACGCCGAAATCGCCTTTTTCGTAAAGGGCATTGCCGATGAAAGCATCAGCGAGGGGCAGGTTGCCGCCCTTGCCATGGCCGTTTTCTTTAACGGCATGACCATGGATGAACGTGCGGCCCTTACGCGCAATATGCGTGATTCCGGGACCGTTCTTGATTGGAAGGCGCTTGGCCTTGAGGGCCCGGTCGTTGACAAGCATTCCACCGGTGGGGTTGGCGACAAGGTCAGTCTGATGCTGGGGCCGATTGTTGGTGCGTGCGGCGCATTTGTTCCGATGATTTCGGGACGGGGCCTTGGTCATACGGGTGGGACGCTGGACAAATTTGATTCCATTCCGGGTTATCGCACCGCGCCGACCCTGGATGAATTTGCCAAGGTCACACGTGAAGTCGGTTGTGCCATCATCGGACAGACCGCCGATCTTGCCCCTGCGGACAAGCGTTTTTATGGCATCCGCGATGTTACCGCGACGGTCGAAAGCATTCCGTTGATCACCGCATCAATCCTGTCGAAAAAGCTGGCAGCGGGTCTGGATGCGCTGGTTATGGATGTCAAATTCGGATCGGGCGCCTTCATGAATGAATATGATCGCGCGCGCGAACTGGCCGAAAGCATCACCGAAGTCGCAACCCGCAATGGCGTGCCGACGACAGCGCTTCTGACCGATATGGAGCAGGTTCTGGGCGATACGGTTGGCAATGCACTTGAAATGCACGAAGCGGTTGATTTCCTGACTGGCAAGCATCAGGAACAGCGGGTTTATGATGTTACGATGGCGCTGGCAGCGGAAATGCTGTTATTGACCGGTGTTGCAACCGATGTTGCCGATGGTTTGCAGAAAGCAAGCGACGCCCTGACATCGGGCAGGGCTGCCGAGGTGTTTGGTAAAATGGTGTCGGCCCTTGGCGGCCCGGCTGATTTTATCGAAAACACGTCGGCCCATCTTGAAGCAGCACCAATGATCAAGCCCGTCAGCGCGGCAAAGACCGGGCGCGTTGTATCGATGGATGCGCGCAAGGTCGGTCTGGCGCTGGTTGCGTTGAAAGGTGGCCGGACGCGTGCCGATCAGAAGATCGACTTTGCTGTCGGCTTTACCGATTTCATCAAGGTCGGACAGGCGGTTTCAGCCGAAATGCCGCTTTGTAACGCTCATGTCCGTGATCAGGCACAGCTTGACGAAGCGACTACCCTTTTGCGCGAGGCAATCGTCATTGGCGATGGCGAGGTCGCCAGAACCGGTTCGGCAGCAGCAGTTCGCGAACGGATTGTTGCCCGTACCAAAGGGTGA
- a CDS encoding GMC family oxidoreductase: MIPASRNGVRSLDSFDYIIIGAGSAGCTLANRLSEMGDASILLLEAGGKDTNPWIHIPVGYLYCIGNSNVDWCFKTEAENGLNGRSLGYPRGKVLGGCSSINGMIYMRGQAADYDHWRQSGCNGWGWDDVLPHFRKSEDYYLGSDDMHGSGGEWRVEQARVRWEILDAFQDAAEQAGIPKVADFNRGNNEGSGYFAVNQKRGIRWNTSKAFLKPALSRKNLELRTHAQVRRLIIENGRVTGVEYDRSGQIETVTARREIVLSAGAVGSPHILELSGIGRGDVLQKHGIQTIHESAQVGENLQDHLQLRCAFKVSGIRTLNEQASSLVGKAGIALEYLFNQSGPMSMAPSQLGIFTKSDASFETANLQYHVQPLSLEKFGDPVHPFPAFTASVCNLRPQSRGSIHLKSPDFRDQPAIAPNYLSADADKKVAVDSIRLTRKIANQPALAPYRPEEFKPGPSYETEDDLVKAAGNIGTTIFHPVGTCRMGADPASVVDPQLRLRGLDGLRIADASIMPTITSGNTNSPTIMIAEKAATMIMESTRN, from the coding sequence ATGATCCCCGCGTCACGCAACGGAGTTCGATCATTGGATAGCTTCGATTACATTATCATTGGCGCCGGTTCTGCCGGATGCACATTGGCCAATCGCCTCTCGGAAATGGGCGATGCCAGCATTCTTCTGCTAGAGGCCGGCGGCAAGGATACCAATCCATGGATTCATATTCCCGTGGGTTACCTTTATTGCATTGGCAATTCGAATGTCGACTGGTGCTTCAAAACCGAGGCCGAGAACGGCCTGAATGGCCGATCACTGGGATATCCGCGCGGCAAGGTTCTGGGCGGATGTTCGTCGATCAACGGCATGATCTATATGCGTGGTCAGGCTGCCGATTATGATCACTGGCGGCAATCGGGATGTAACGGTTGGGGCTGGGATGACGTCTTGCCGCATTTCAGAAAATCCGAAGATTACTATCTCGGCTCAGATGATATGCACGGGTCAGGCGGCGAATGGCGGGTTGAACAGGCGCGCGTGCGCTGGGAAATCCTTGATGCCTTTCAGGATGCCGCCGAACAGGCAGGCATCCCCAAGGTCGCCGACTTCAACCGCGGCAATAACGAGGGGTCGGGCTATTTCGCCGTCAACCAGAAACGCGGCATTCGCTGGAATACCTCGAAGGCATTTCTGAAGCCTGCCCTGTCGCGCAAAAACCTCGAACTGCGCACGCACGCGCAAGTTCGTCGCCTGATCATTGAAAACGGTCGCGTCACGGGCGTTGAATATGACCGCAGTGGCCAGATTGAAACCGTCACGGCACGTCGTGAAATCGTTCTGTCGGCCGGTGCCGTCGGATCGCCCCATATTCTGGAATTGTCGGGTATTGGTCGCGGCGATGTTTTGCAAAAACATGGCATCCAGACTATCCATGAAAGCGCACAGGTCGGTGAAAACCTTCAGGATCACCTTCAATTGCGCTGCGCCTTCAAGGTCTCTGGCATTCGGACCTTGAACGAACAGGCCAGCAGCCTTGTCGGAAAGGCCGGGATCGCTCTGGAATACCTGTTTAATCAATCAGGGCCGATGTCGATGGCCCCAAGCCAGCTTGGCATCTTCACCAAATCGGACGCATCATTTGAAACGGCAAACCTGCAATATCATGTGCAGCCACTATCGCTTGAAAAGTTCGGTGATCCTGTCCATCCCTTTCCGGCCTTTACGGCAAGTGTCTGCAATCTGCGCCCGCAAAGTCGCGGCAGCATCCACCTGAAATCACCCGATTTTCGCGACCAACCGGCCATCGCACCAAATTACCTCAGTGCGGATGCCGATAAAAAGGTCGCGGTTGATTCAATCCGTTTGACCCGCAAAATTGCCAATCAGCCCGCCCTTGCCCCGTACCGGCCCGAAGAATTCAAACCCGGCCCGTCATACGAGACCGAGGATGATCTGGTCAAAGCCGCGGGCAATATCGGCACGACAATTTTCCACCCTGTTGGCACATGTCGCATGGGTGCGGACCCGGCATCGGTAGTTGACCCGCAATTGCGCCTGCGCGGGCTTGACGGGCTTCGGATTGCCGATGCCTCAATCATGCCCACCATTACATCGGGCAATACCAATTCACCGACCATCATGATCGCGGAAAAGGCAGCTACCATGATCATGGAAAGCACACGAAACTAG
- a CDS encoding SLC13 family permease — protein MIRFPLIDRLPISSTGANPASPRRPGALRRQAGLWGGMILFVAMVLMEPPSGMSSIAWYSASLAALMAVWWLSEAIPIAATALVPVALAPVFGLASVAQVTPHYANPLIFMFLGGFIIAIAMERWNLHRRIALMILKTVGFRPRALVGGFITATAFLSMWVSNTATATMMLPIALSIVNLLRDNETEPSRGIEDDDESVTEKLAPLTRNFALALLFGIAFGASIGGIGTLIGTPPNALLAGYLASNFDVSIGFGQWMMLGVPFAAVLLLFCWWILTSVVYPQADDLPENARHALARDIAALGPMSRGEKSVAIVFVATACLWLFRPLIEVALPDVPISDASIAMFAAIALFAIPVKARENLYVLDWKATLRLPWGVLLLVGGGLALGALINDSGLAAWIAGNAGALPDLPVFVQIGLIALMVILISHLTSNTATAATFLPLVATYALGEGIDPLLLAVPVAIAASCAFMLPVATPPNAIVFASGYLKIGDMVRAGAVVNLAGLALLVVFSMILVPILFK, from the coding sequence ATGATCCGATTTCCTCTGATTGACAGGCTTCCGATCTCGTCGACGGGTGCCAACCCGGCATCGCCCCGCCGACCCGGAGCATTACGGCGGCAGGCCGGGCTTTGGGGCGGGATGATCCTGTTTGTTGCCATGGTGCTGATGGAGCCACCAAGTGGCATGAGTTCGATTGCCTGGTACTCGGCATCCCTTGCCGCCTTGATGGCCGTTTGGTGGTTGTCGGAAGCGATCCCGATAGCGGCAACAGCACTGGTGCCGGTCGCCCTGGCGCCGGTATTTGGTTTGGCATCGGTTGCACAGGTAACGCCGCACTATGCCAATCCCCTGATATTCATGTTTTTGGGGGGATTCATCATTGCGATCGCCATGGAGCGCTGGAACCTGCATCGACGCATTGCGCTGATGATCCTGAAAACGGTAGGGTTTAGGCCGCGTGCTCTTGTCGGGGGCTTCATAACCGCCACGGCATTCCTTTCGATGTGGGTCAGTAATACCGCAACCGCGACGATGATGTTGCCGATTGCGCTTTCGATTGTGAATTTGCTTCGAGACAATGAAACGGAACCGTCCAGAGGCATTGAGGACGACGATGAAAGTGTGACGGAAAAGCTTGCTCCGCTGACGCGCAATTTTGCGCTGGCCCTTCTATTCGGGATTGCCTTTGGTGCAAGCATCGGCGGGATCGGGACCCTGATCGGGACGCCGCCGAATGCGTTGCTTGCCGGTTATCTTGCCAGTAACTTTGATGTCAGCATAGGGTTCGGGCAATGGATGATGCTGGGGGTTCCGTTTGCTGCGGTCCTTTTGCTATTCTGCTGGTGGATACTGACATCTGTTGTCTATCCGCAGGCGGATGATCTTCCGGAAAATGCACGACATGCTTTGGCGCGTGATATTGCCGCACTGGGACCGATGTCACGCGGGGAGAAGTCGGTTGCCATCGTCTTTGTGGCGACGGCCTGCCTGTGGCTTTTCCGACCGCTGATCGAGGTGGCTTTGCCCGATGTCCCGATCAGCGATGCATCGATTGCGATGTTTGCTGCGATTGCCTTGTTTGCGATCCCGGTCAAGGCACGTGAAAATCTTTATGTGCTGGATTGGAAGGCGACATTGCGGTTGCCTTGGGGCGTTTTGCTTTTGGTGGGCGGCGGACTGGCGTTAGGGGCGTTGATCAATGACAGCGGCCTTGCGGCCTGGATTGCCGGAAATGCCGGTGCTTTACCAGACCTGCCGGTGTTCGTGCAGATCGGTCTGATTGCCTTGATGGTGATCCTGATCAGCCATCTGACATCCAATACGGCGACGGCTGCAACCTTTTTGCCTCTGGTGGCAACTTATGCGTTGGGCGAGGGCATCGACCCGCTATTGCTTGCCGTGCCGGTGGCGATTGCCGCAAGCTGTGCCTTCATGTTGCCGGTGGCAACGCCCCCGAATGCTATTGTTTTTGCCAGCGGCTATCTGAAAATTGGCGATATGGTTCGCGCCGGTGCGGTTGTGAACCTTGCCGGGCTTGCTCTGCTGGTGGTGTTTTCCATGATTCTGGTGCCCATTCTGTTTAAATAA